A stretch of Castanea sativa cultivar Marrone di Chiusa Pesio chromosome 2, ASM4071231v1 DNA encodes these proteins:
- the LOC142624224 gene encoding uncharacterized protein LOC142624224, producing MIDLNGLRDFIMLPLWTGNDFRSTITEFHFKTLKAKYQIPDNVRLRHPHKSEKCYYRGVDGVGIYEQALKAGLRFPLSSLHRQLLQYLGLSITQISPNAWRVFIGVEVLYGAMSNGARRLTVKEFFHYYNPTEIVKSKGMYSFVAKGPLLRLVCDTPDSNRDWKTRDRPQVTLEEWSFLERIFNKTKLEERTWAQLVTLDTLHWYCDGPEPTSAAHRYNSRVRKQMDAAKRRAFIKQQAAKKKQEVGQAKGTVPSKRSQPEKMDRLPKKQKTTPEPVVADSGYALERLSSIMTADDYEDLGNHATEAMGETGLFTIAHAMLMMKGLMGRCLNHETTMDRLRKKNKTMEDELHDLKT from the exons ATGATCGATCTGAATGGTCTTAGGGACTTCATCATGCTACCCCTATGGACGGGCAATGATTTTAGGTCCACAATCACAGAATTCCATTTTAAAACACTTAAGGCCAAGTATCAAATTCCAGACAACGTCCGTCTCCGTCACCCCCACAaatctgagaaatgttactataggGGGGtcgacggtgttgggatctatgaGCAAGCACTGAAGGCAGGGCTCAGATTCCCTCTAAGTTCCCTTCACCGTCAACTACTTCAATACCTTGGTCTATCCATCACACagatctccccaaacgcctggagggtTTTCATAGGCGTAGAGGTCCTGTACGGGGCCATGTCCAATGGTGCCCGAAGGTTGACGGTTAAAGAATTTTTCCACTATTACAATCCAACGGAGATCGTAAAGTCAAAAGGAATGTACAGTTTTGTAGCTAAGGGCCCGTTGTTGAGGCTTGTCTGTGATACACCCGACTCCAATAGGGACTGGAAGA CTCGAGATCGTCCACAAGTTACTTTAGAGGAGTGGAGCTTCCTGGAGAGGATTTTCAACAAAACGAAGCTTgaagagaggacgtgggcacaACTAGTCACTCTCGACACACtccattggtattgtgacggccCCGAACCCACTTCTGCCGCCCATCGCTATAACAGCAGAGTTCGCAAAC AAATGGACGCTGCCAagagaagagccttcatcaagcAACAAGCAGCGAAAAAGAAACAAGAGGTCGGTCAAGCTAAGGGGACGGTTCCATCAAAACGGAGTCAACCAGAGAAGATGGACCGTCTGCCAAAGAAGCAGAAGACCACCCCAGAGCCCGTCGTGGCAGACTCAGGTTATGCCCTGGAGAGACTCTCATCCATCATGACGGCTGACGATTATGAGGACCTTGGCAACCACGcgacggaggcgatgggagagacgggccTCTTCACTATTGCACAT GCCATGCTAATGATGAAAGGGCTAATgggccgttgtctcaatcacgAGACAACTATGGACCGTcttaggaagaagaataagacgATGGAGGACGAGCTTCACGACCTAAAGACCTGA
- the LOC142625973 gene encoding salicylic acid-binding protein 2-like: MEEKNSVSHREKMAAPKVQKHFVLVHGACHGAWSWYKLKPRLESAGHRVTALDLAASGINRKAIQDVHTICEYTEPLLEFLASLPPNEKVVLVGHSLGGLNIALAMDKYPEKVAVGVFMAAFMPDTKHKPSYVLDQYIERTPAEAWLDTQFSDYGSVKQPSTSMSFGPKFLSLKLYQLSPTEDFELAMTLARPGSLFVDDLSKAKNFSNEGYGSVPQVYVVCDQDLGIPVEFQRWMIQNGVPKDVMEINGADHMAMLSKPDELCHCLLETAHKYA, translated from the exons atggaagaaaaaaacaGTGTTTCCCACAGAGAAAAAATGGCAGCTCCCAAAGtacaaaagcattttgttctaGTGCATGGGGCATGTCATGGGGCCTGGAGTTGGTACAAGCTCAAACCACGGCTGGAGTCCGCTGGCCACCGGGTCACAGCTCTTGATCTTGCGGCTTCAGGCATCAACAGGAAGGCAATTCAAGATGTTCATACCATATGTGAGTACACTGAGCCTTTGTTGGAGTTTTTGGCCTCTCTTCCTCCAAATGAAAAGGTGGTACTTGTTGGGCACAGTCTAGGAGGATTAAATATAGCACTAGCTATGGACAAGTATCCAGAGAAGGTAGCTGTTGGGGTTTTCATGGCGGCCTTTATGCCAGATACGAAACACAAGCCCTCATATGTCTTGGACCAg TATATTGAAAGAACCCCAGCAGAAGCATGGTTGGACACACAGTTTTCTGACTATGGAAGCGTCAAACAACCTTCAACGTCAATGTCTTTTGGCCCCAAGTTCTTGTCCTTGAAGCTCTATCAATTAAGCCCCACCGAG GATTTTGAACTAGCCATGACTTTAGCAAGGCCAGGATCGCTGTTCGTTGATGACTTGTCCAAGGCAAAGAATTTCTCAAATGAGGGATATGGGTCGGTTCCACAAGTTTATGTTGTTTGCGATCAGGATTTAGGGATTCCGGTGGAATTTCAGCGATGGATGATTCAAAATGGAGTGCCTAAAGACGTGATGGAGATTAATGGTGCTGACCATATGGCAATGCTTTCAAAGCCAGATGAACTTTGCCATTGTCTTCTGGAGACAGCACATAAATATGCTTAA